The following coding sequences are from one Streptomyces venezuelae window:
- a CDS encoding discoidin domain-containing protein gives MTYSHGARPRAARLTAVLLAGTLVASVPSVATGTGRDGATTPGAHCRTDDGWTLDTTTRADAKDTYHAFVGNGYLGQRVPPNGTGYTESEARTGWPLFTPRYDGSFVSGLYAHNKKTAEDRQAVAALPNWTGLTVSTGGARSDTFNSSTPAGRISDYRQSLLLHCGVVRTSLTWTAADGRRTDLVHEVLADRTDPHVGAVRMRMTPHWNGEATVTDLLDGRGARRIQQTGGGDRSGGDRHASRTAPSMDVAFRTDGTKIDGAIASTLRADHGARGAKTRQARPAADLTARQGIALPVRRGQSYDFTKYVGIDTGLTSRAPREDATAASRRAADRGMRTMLRSHTAAWAELWRGDIGVRGRRDMQSWVRSAQYGLLANTRRGAADSIAPAGLTSDNYAGLVFWDAETWMYPGLLATRPELAKSVVDYRYRTRAGARENARKLGYEGLFYPWNSGSSGNLAKECHSVDPPHCRTQIHLQSDISLATWQYYLATKDTDWLRKRGYPVMKGIAEFWAGRVSRNKDGSYSIKDTAGPDEYSNGVDDAVFTNAGAATALRHATRAAELAGERAPARWNTIADRIRVPYDEKRKVFQQYDGYKGSTIKQADTVLLMYPLEWKMPEGAAAATLDYYAQRTDPDGPAMTDSVHAIDAAGIGEPGCSTYTYLERSIRPFVRGPFAQFSEARGDKAGAEDPLSGSPAHDFLTGKGGFLQTFTNGLTGMRMRENSLRLDPMLPPQLGRGVTLRGLAWQGRTYDIEIGARRTTVRLTDGAPMALDTPQGKRTLGKGAPVVLETRRPDLIPTTNKARCTAAKASSEQPGMYAGAAFDGNSATAWVPDGANGRLTTDLTEPVRVRKVTPAWSGTEPADHSVEVSLDGRNWHRADADDPRLARYVRVTVRGEEGAKKHPGVAELTVD, from the coding sequence ATGACGTACTCCCATGGTGCGCGGCCGCGCGCCGCCCGACTGACCGCGGTGCTGCTGGCCGGAACCCTCGTCGCCTCGGTGCCTTCGGTCGCGACCGGCACGGGCCGGGACGGCGCCACCACCCCCGGCGCGCACTGCCGCACGGATGACGGATGGACCCTCGACACCACCACCCGGGCCGACGCCAAGGACACGTATCACGCCTTCGTCGGCAACGGTTACCTGGGACAACGCGTACCGCCCAACGGCACCGGATACACCGAGAGCGAGGCCAGGACGGGATGGCCGCTGTTCACCCCGCGCTACGACGGCTCCTTCGTGTCCGGCCTCTACGCGCACAACAAGAAGACCGCCGAGGACCGCCAGGCCGTCGCCGCCCTGCCCAACTGGACCGGCCTCACGGTCAGCACGGGCGGAGCGCGGAGCGATACCTTCAACTCTTCTACGCCCGCCGGCCGCATCTCCGACTACCGCCAGTCGCTCCTCCTGCACTGCGGCGTCGTCCGTACGTCGCTGACCTGGACGGCCGCCGACGGACGCCGCACCGACCTCGTCCATGAAGTGCTCGCCGACCGCACCGACCCGCACGTCGGTGCCGTCCGGATGCGGATGACGCCGCACTGGAACGGTGAGGCGACCGTCACCGACCTGCTGGACGGCCGCGGCGCCCGCCGCATCCAGCAGACCGGCGGCGGCGACCGGTCCGGCGGAGACCGGCACGCCTCCCGGACCGCACCGAGCATGGACGTCGCCTTCCGCACGGACGGCACGAAGATCGACGGAGCCATCGCCTCCACGCTCCGCGCCGACCACGGAGCGCGCGGCGCCAAAACCCGACAGGCGCGGCCAGCAGCGGACCTGACGGCACGCCAGGGGATCGCCCTGCCGGTCCGGCGCGGTCAGTCCTACGACTTCACCAAGTACGTCGGGATCGACACGGGCCTGACCTCCCGCGCACCCCGCGAGGACGCCACCGCCGCCTCGCGGCGCGCCGCCGATCGCGGCATGCGGACCATGCTGCGCTCGCACACCGCCGCCTGGGCCGAGCTCTGGCGCGGTGACATCGGGGTGCGCGGGCGGCGAGACATGCAGTCATGGGTGCGGTCCGCGCAGTACGGACTGCTCGCCAACACCCGCAGGGGCGCCGCGGACAGCATCGCACCCGCGGGCCTGACCAGCGACAACTACGCCGGCCTCGTCTTCTGGGACGCCGAGACCTGGATGTACCCGGGCCTGCTCGCCACCCGACCCGAACTCGCCAAGTCGGTGGTCGACTACCGCTACCGCACCCGGGCGGGTGCCCGCGAGAACGCACGCAAGCTCGGCTACGAAGGACTCTTCTACCCCTGGAACAGCGGCAGTTCGGGCAACCTCGCCAAGGAGTGCCACAGCGTCGACCCGCCGCACTGCCGCACCCAGATCCACCTCCAGTCCGACATCTCCCTCGCCACCTGGCAGTACTACCTCGCCACCAAGGACACGGACTGGCTGCGCAAGCGGGGCTACCCGGTCATGAAGGGCATCGCCGAGTTCTGGGCGGGCCGCGTCAGCCGGAACAAGGACGGCAGCTACTCGATCAAGGACACGGCCGGGCCCGACGAGTACAGCAACGGCGTCGACGACGCGGTCTTCACCAACGCGGGCGCCGCCACCGCCCTGCGCCACGCCACCCGCGCCGCCGAACTCGCGGGCGAGCGCGCCCCCGCCCGGTGGAACACCATCGCCGACCGCATCCGCGTCCCGTACGACGAGAAGCGCAAGGTCTTCCAGCAGTACGACGGCTACAAGGGCAGCACCATCAAGCAGGCGGACACCGTCCTCCTGATGTACCCGCTGGAGTGGAAGATGCCCGAGGGCGCGGCGGCCGCCACCCTCGACTACTACGCGCAGCGCACCGACCCGGACGGCCCGGCCATGACGGACTCGGTGCACGCCATCGACGCCGCCGGGATCGGTGAGCCCGGCTGCTCCACGTACACCTACCTGGAGCGCTCCATCAGGCCGTTCGTCCGCGGTCCCTTCGCGCAGTTCTCGGAGGCCCGCGGCGACAAGGCGGGCGCCGAGGATCCTCTGTCGGGCTCGCCCGCGCACGACTTCCTCACCGGCAAGGGCGGCTTCCTGCAGACCTTCACCAACGGCCTGACCGGCATGCGGATGCGGGAGAACAGCCTCCGCCTCGACCCGATGCTGCCCCCGCAGCTCGGCCGCGGCGTCACCCTGCGCGGTCTCGCCTGGCAGGGGCGCACGTACGACATCGAGATCGGCGCCCGCCGCACGACCGTCCGCCTCACCGACGGCGCACCGATGGCGCTCGACACCCCGCAGGGCAAGCGGACCCTCGGCAAGGGCGCCCCGGTCGTCCTTGAGACCCGCCGCCCCGACCTGATCCCCACCACCAACAAGGCCCGCTGCACCGCCGCCAAAGCCTCCTCCGAGCAGCCCGGCATGTACGCGGGCGCCGCCTTCGACGGCAACTCGGCGACCGCCTGGGTTCCGGACGGCGCGAACGGCCGGCTCACCACGGACCTGACCGAGCCGGTGCGCGTCAGGAAGGTCACGCCCGCATGGAGCGGCACCGAACCGGCCGACCACAGCGTGGAGGTCTCCCTCGACGGGCGGAACTGGCACCGGGCCGACGCGGACGACCCGCGGCTCGCGCGGTACGTGCGGGTGACGGTGCGAGGCGAGGAGGGGGCGAAGAAGCACCCGGGGGTCGCCGAGCTGACGGTGGACTAG
- a CDS encoding aminoglycoside phosphotransferase family protein — protein sequence MTTGRTADPRPPIDAALAGRLVGTQFPQWSALPLTLLEPAGSDHVIYRLGDDLAVRLPRHDGAVGQAAKESVWLPRLAPHLPLAIPVPVAVGEPDFGYPWPWAVSRWLDGEVATAESLADSSRAAVQLAEFLTALQTFVPDGSSADGGLAGVGEDLAGEPLAARDRATRAAIAELDGVFDATAMTELWDAALHAPAWDRPPVWFHGDFHTGNLLTVDGRLSAVIDFGGLGIGDPACDLMIAYTLMSAGSRAAFRAALGVDDATWTRGRGWALATGLNAYTTYAAVSPGVAAQTSRQITEALIG from the coding sequence TTGACGACCGGAAGAACCGCGGACCCCCGGCCGCCGATCGATGCCGCACTTGCCGGACGCCTCGTCGGCACGCAGTTCCCGCAGTGGTCCGCCCTGCCCCTGACACTGCTCGAACCGGCGGGCTCGGACCATGTGATCTACCGTCTGGGGGACGACCTGGCGGTCCGGTTGCCCCGCCACGACGGGGCGGTCGGGCAGGCCGCGAAGGAGTCGGTGTGGCTCCCCCGGCTCGCGCCGCACCTGCCGTTGGCGATCCCGGTACCGGTCGCGGTGGGCGAGCCCGACTTCGGCTATCCGTGGCCATGGGCCGTGTCCCGGTGGCTGGACGGCGAGGTGGCGACCGCGGAGTCGCTGGCCGACTCGTCCCGGGCCGCCGTCCAGCTCGCCGAATTCCTCACCGCCCTGCAGACGTTCGTACCGGACGGCTCCTCAGCAGACGGTGGCCTCGCGGGGGTCGGCGAGGATCTGGCCGGTGAGCCGCTGGCCGCACGGGACCGGGCGACACGGGCCGCCATCGCCGAGCTCGACGGCGTGTTCGACGCGACGGCCATGACCGAGCTGTGGGACGCGGCGCTCCACGCACCCGCGTGGGACCGCCCGCCCGTCTGGTTCCACGGCGACTTCCACACCGGCAACCTGCTGACCGTCGACGGCCGCCTCAGCGCGGTCATCGACTTCGGCGGCCTCGGCATCGGCGACCCGGCCTGCGACCTGATGATCGCCTACACCCTGATGTCCGCCGGGAGCCGAGCGGCCTTCCGTGCCGCGCTCGGCGTCGACGACGCCACCTGGACCAGGGGCCGCGGCTGGGCGCTGGCCACGGGCCTCAACGCGTACACCACGTACGCCGCCGTCAGCCCCGGGGTCGCCGCGCAGACCTCCCGGCAGATCACCGAGGCGCTGATCGGCTGA
- a CDS encoding endonuclease/exonuclease/phosphatase family protein, whose product MFAVFMLLVGPSAPSGALFVRSLPVDAVGEIVPNRVMTWNICNPCDVSNIDRAADIATYAPQVIGLQEACVRDVERIRNYLRSFYGLDYHVRYGTVLQDWGRCGGVPWNPGGFGQAVLSAAPMKDPVVVEYPDGGSEDRGYLAVTTTVGGRSVRVFNTHLAQRQQESFRAAQVGVLAEAVARHDRAIVLGDFNAVPDAPELGPLWELAEDTDSECRPEPTGPCEPTTDWHSKFDYVFLRGFAAREHRVQPTPYSDHHMLHTDVEPK is encoded by the coding sequence ATGTTCGCGGTGTTCATGCTGCTCGTCGGCCCCAGCGCCCCGAGCGGTGCCCTCTTCGTCAGGTCGCTGCCGGTCGACGCGGTCGGCGAGATCGTGCCGAACCGGGTCATGACGTGGAACATCTGCAATCCCTGCGACGTGAGCAACATCGACCGGGCGGCGGACATCGCCACGTACGCGCCCCAGGTCATCGGTCTGCAAGAGGCGTGCGTACGGGACGTGGAGCGGATCAGGAACTATCTGCGGAGCTTCTACGGCCTCGATTACCACGTCCGGTACGGGACGGTCCTCCAGGACTGGGGCCGCTGCGGGGGAGTGCCGTGGAATCCGGGAGGCTTCGGCCAGGCCGTCCTCTCGGCGGCGCCGATGAAGGACCCGGTCGTCGTGGAATATCCCGACGGTGGCTCCGAGGACCGCGGGTACCTGGCCGTCACCACCACCGTGGGCGGCCGGTCCGTGCGGGTCTTCAACACGCATCTCGCCCAGCGGCAGCAGGAGTCGTTCCGGGCGGCCCAGGTCGGCGTACTGGCCGAGGCGGTCGCCCGGCACGACCGCGCGATCGTCCTCGGCGACTTCAACGCGGTGCCGGACGCCCCCGAACTCGGCCCCCTCTGGGAGCTGGCCGAGGACACGGACTCCGAGTGCCGCCCCGAGCCCACGGGGCCGTGCGAACCGACGACCGACTGGCACAGCAAGTTCGACTACGTCTTCCTGCGTGGCTTCGCCGCGCGCGAGCACCGCGTACAGCCCACGCCGTACTCGGACCACCACATGCTCCACACCGATGTGGAGCCGAAGTAG
- a CDS encoding MarR family winged helix-turn-helix transcriptional regulator, translating to MVEPVKCPEDAEGVDAVTRAVLTASRLLVAVSARSLAEVEERVTLPQFRMLVVLSTRGATKLVTLAEHLQVAPSTAMRMVDRLITAGLADRRVNPRNRRETLLQVTDEGRRTVETVTARRREEVTAIVERIDPGQRGALVTALTAFNEAGGEPPVPDADGREPHPLGWAEATAGA from the coding sequence ATGGTCGAACCCGTGAAGTGCCCTGAGGACGCGGAAGGCGTCGATGCGGTGACCCGAGCGGTCCTGACGGCGTCGAGACTGCTGGTCGCCGTGTCGGCGCGGTCCCTCGCGGAGGTCGAGGAACGCGTGACGCTCCCTCAGTTCCGCATGCTCGTCGTCCTGTCGACGCGAGGTGCCACGAAACTGGTCACGCTCGCCGAGCACTTGCAGGTGGCGCCGTCGACCGCCATGCGGATGGTGGACCGGCTCATCACGGCGGGCCTGGCCGACCGGCGGGTCAATCCCCGCAACCGCCGTGAGACGTTGCTCCAGGTCACCGACGAGGGGCGGCGGACCGTCGAGACCGTCACCGCCCGGCGCAGGGAGGAGGTCACGGCGATCGTCGAGCGCATCGACCCCGGGCAACGCGGGGCTCTGGTCACGGCGTTGACCGCGTTCAACGAAGCCGGCGGTGAGCCGCCGGTGCCGGACGCGGACGGCCGGGAGCCGCATCCGCTCGGCTGGGCGGAGGCGACGGCAGGGGCCTGA
- a CDS encoding VOC family protein — translation MTMTLAAYVLGTPDPPALADFYRALLGWEEVEHSPEWVRLRPLESERPGLSFQLEPDHTPPTWPQLPGTQQMQAHLDIQVDDLAAETERACALGATVEGHQPLQHVRVLRDPHGHLLCLFLPGA, via the coding sequence ATGACCATGACTCTCGCCGCATACGTCCTCGGCACGCCCGACCCGCCCGCACTGGCCGATTTCTACCGTGCCCTGCTGGGCTGGGAGGAGGTCGAGCACAGCCCGGAGTGGGTCCGCCTGCGACCGCTCGAATCGGAACGCCCCGGCCTCAGCTTCCAGCTGGAACCCGACCACACGCCCCCGACGTGGCCCCAGCTCCCCGGTACGCAGCAGATGCAGGCACACCTGGACATCCAGGTCGACGACCTGGCGGCGGAGACCGAGCGCGCCTGCGCGCTGGGCGCGACGGTGGAGGGGCACCAGCCGTTGCAGCACGTACGGGTTCTCCGCGACCCGCACGGCCATCTGCTCTGCCTCTTCCTTCCCGGAGCCTGA
- a CDS encoding LysR family transcriptional regulator encodes METRELRYFVAVAEELHFGRAAQRLGIAQPPLSRAIHRLERRLDAVLLERTSRAVTLTEAGSVLLREARAALDAVEAAERRTRRAALAATGRPAVVLATKAGASSELLAKLLDAYAAEPDAVAVDLLLCGIGEQEPMLRDGRADVALLHQPFDDTAGFDVEELHTEGQIVVLPAGHPLAAREQVRAAEVAGLPDLPLPRWPGRDGTYPDGPGPRARDHAQLFQLIALGRACWIAPQSCRAQLGDDLAGVPVVDAPQVTTVIAWPPHSRSRAVAGLVRTATRL; translated from the coding sequence GTGGAGACCAGGGAGTTGCGGTATTTCGTCGCCGTAGCAGAGGAACTGCACTTCGGCAGGGCCGCTCAGCGGCTCGGGATCGCGCAGCCCCCGTTGTCGCGGGCGATCCACCGACTCGAACGGCGCCTCGACGCGGTGCTGCTGGAACGCACGAGCCGCGCGGTGACCCTGACCGAGGCCGGGTCGGTCCTCCTGCGGGAGGCCCGGGCGGCGCTGGACGCCGTCGAGGCCGCCGAACGCCGCACCCGCCGCGCCGCCCTCGCCGCGACCGGCCGCCCCGCCGTGGTCCTCGCCACGAAGGCGGGCGCGTCCAGCGAACTGCTGGCGAAACTGCTCGACGCCTACGCCGCGGAACCCGACGCCGTCGCCGTCGACCTGCTGCTCTGCGGGATCGGCGAGCAGGAGCCCATGCTGCGTGACGGCCGGGCCGACGTGGCCCTGCTGCACCAGCCGTTCGACGACACGGCCGGCTTCGACGTCGAGGAGCTCCACACCGAGGGGCAGATCGTGGTGCTGCCCGCCGGGCACCCCCTCGCCGCCCGCGAACAGGTGCGGGCGGCCGAGGTCGCCGGGCTGCCCGATCTGCCGCTGCCGCGCTGGCCCGGACGCGACGGCACATACCCGGACGGGCCGGGGCCGCGGGCCAGGGACCACGCGCAGCTGTTCCAGCTGATCGCGCTGGGCCGTGCCTGCTGGATCGCGCCTCAGTCGTGCAGGGCACAGCTCGGCGACGATCTCGCGGGCGTGCCGGTGGTGGACGCGCCGCAGGTCACGACGGTCATCGCGTGGCCGCCGCACAGCCGGTCCCGGGCCGTCGCGGGTCTCGTACGGACCGCGACACGGCTCTGA
- a CDS encoding NPP1 family protein, protein MIRRASLPVGGALTLVVAFAGSAVAAPPQALPANADGTEQTFQPAYDYDGDGCYPTPAIGPDGTVNGGLKPSGAVNGQCHDASDLADTNGYSRTKCNNGWCAVMYGLYFEKDQAVAGSGLGGHRHDWEHVVVWVKDGRAEYVATSAHGKFRVHSRDQIRWDGTHPKIVYHKDGIGTHCFRAATAGDEPPENHRGAWQFPALIGWNGYPAGLRDKLSAHDFGSAHFGLKDASFPGHLAAALPAGVPFDVNA, encoded by the coding sequence GTGATCCGACGTGCCTCCCTGCCCGTCGGCGGCGCCCTCACCCTGGTCGTGGCCTTCGCCGGATCGGCCGTCGCCGCGCCGCCGCAGGCACTGCCCGCGAACGCCGACGGCACCGAGCAGACGTTCCAGCCCGCGTACGACTACGACGGTGACGGCTGTTATCCGACGCCCGCCATCGGACCCGACGGAACGGTGAACGGCGGGCTCAAGCCGAGCGGCGCCGTCAACGGGCAGTGCCATGACGCGAGCGACCTCGCCGACACCAACGGCTACTCCCGCACCAAGTGCAACAACGGCTGGTGCGCCGTCATGTACGGCCTCTACTTCGAAAAGGACCAGGCCGTGGCGGGCAGTGGCCTCGGCGGCCACCGGCACGACTGGGAGCACGTCGTCGTGTGGGTGAAGGACGGACGCGCCGAGTACGTCGCCACCTCGGCCCACGGCAAGTTCCGCGTCCACTCGCGCGACCAGATCCGCTGGGACGGCACGCATCCGAAGATCGTCTACCACAAGGACGGCATCGGGACGCACTGCTTCCGCGCCGCGACCGCGGGCGACGAGCCTCCCGAGAACCACCGCGGCGCCTGGCAGTTCCCCGCCCTCATCGGCTGGAACGGTTACCCGGCGGGGCTTCGGGACAAGCTGAGCGCCCACGACTTCGGCAGCGCCCATTTCGGGCTCAAGGACGCGAGCTTCCCCGGCCATCTGGCCGCGGCCCTCCCGGCGGGCGTGCCTTTTGACGTCAACGCCTGA
- a CDS encoding alpha/beta fold hydrolase encodes MTDVGFHARRYGPPPREGRPAHVLVHGLGLSGRYFVPLARRLAAGGASVVVPDLPGNGRSRSVVRRAPDVERLADALAHGLERGLPPGPAVLVANSVGCQVVAALAARHPHLVSHLVLVGPALDPRASGLRQFGRLVADAPREPLALLAVAGFDYLVTGPLRCAASFRHALRDAADAFEAHLARVRAPTLAVRGAGDTIASVAWTRRVADLVADGYAQDIPGAAHAAHFGAPDALAALIEKFTAGEPG; translated from the coding sequence ATGACTGACGTCGGCTTCCACGCCCGCAGGTACGGGCCTCCACCGCGCGAGGGCCGCCCGGCCCACGTGCTCGTCCACGGACTCGGGCTCTCGGGCCGCTACTTCGTGCCGCTCGCGCGCCGACTGGCCGCGGGCGGCGCGAGCGTCGTCGTGCCCGACCTCCCGGGCAACGGGCGCTCGCGGTCCGTCGTACGCCGTGCGCCCGACGTCGAACGGCTCGCGGACGCCCTGGCGCACGGCCTGGAGCGCGGTCTGCCGCCGGGGCCCGCTGTCCTGGTGGCGAACTCGGTCGGCTGCCAGGTGGTCGCTGCCCTCGCCGCCCGCCACCCCCACCTGGTGAGCCACCTCGTGCTGGTCGGCCCCGCGCTCGACCCGCGCGCCTCCGGTCTGCGGCAGTTCGGTCGGCTCGTCGCCGACGCCCCCAGGGAACCCCTCGCCCTGCTCGCGGTCGCCGGATTCGACTACCTGGTCACCGGACCCCTGCGCTGCGCGGCTTCCTTCCGTCACGCGCTGCGGGACGCGGCCGATGCATTCGAGGCGCACCTGGCCCGGGTCCGCGCACCCACCCTCGCCGTCCGTGGAGCGGGTGACACCATCGCCTCCGTCGCATGGACGCGGCGCGTGGCGGATCTCGTCGCCGACGGGTACGCGCAGGACATCCCCGGCGCCGCCCACGCGGCCCACTTCGGCGCGCCGGACGCCCTCGCCGCGCTGATCGAGAAGTTCACGGCGGGAGAACCCGGATGA
- a CDS encoding SDR family oxidoreductase: MNGKNTSEQTIALVTGANKGIGYEIAAGLGALGWQVGVGARDEERRETAVAKLRAAGVDAFGVPLDVTDDASVTAAAEQIENRAGRLDVLVNNAGITGSAPQMPTTVDVATVRAAVETNVIGVIRVTNALLPLLRRSSSPRIVNMSSGVGSLTRQTAPGGDTGPISVAYAPSKTFLNAVTVQYAKELSDTNILINAACPGYCATDLNGFRGVRTPEQGAAIAIRLANLPDGGPTGGFFDDEGEVPW; this comes from the coding sequence ATGAACGGAAAGAACACGAGCGAACAGACGATCGCGCTGGTCACCGGCGCGAACAAGGGAATCGGGTACGAGATCGCGGCCGGTCTCGGCGCCCTCGGCTGGCAGGTCGGAGTCGGCGCGCGGGACGAGGAGCGCCGCGAGACCGCCGTCGCGAAACTCCGGGCGGCAGGCGTCGACGCGTTCGGCGTACCGCTCGACGTGACCGACGACGCGAGCGTGACCGCCGCGGCCGAGCAGATCGAGAACCGTGCCGGACGCCTCGACGTGCTCGTCAACAACGCCGGGATCACCGGCAGCGCGCCGCAGATGCCGACCACGGTCGACGTCGCGACCGTGCGAGCGGCCGTGGAGACCAACGTGATCGGCGTCATCCGCGTGACCAACGCGCTGCTGCCGCTGCTGCGCCGCTCGTCGTCGCCGCGGATCGTGAACATGTCCAGCGGCGTCGGCTCCCTCACCCGGCAGACCGCCCCCGGAGGCGACACGGGCCCGATCTCCGTCGCCTACGCGCCGTCGAAGACGTTCCTGAACGCGGTGACGGTCCAGTACGCCAAGGAGTTGAGCGACACGAACATCCTGATCAACGCGGCCTGCCCCGGCTACTGCGCGACCGACCTCAACGGTTTCCGCGGCGTCCGCACCCCGGAGCAGGGCGCGGCCATCGCGATCCGGCTGGCGAACCTGCCCGACGGCGGCCCGACGGGAGGCTTCTTCGACGACGAGGGGGAGGTGCCGTGGTGA
- a CDS encoding sugar O-acetyltransferase, whose product MSGDRLMRIHGPEFKAMSERVLRATELTSRLNVLPFEDEEGKAALFEQVLGKPLPPRTTIYPPFYTDHGLNLDLAERVFINQNCTFLDYAGIRIGERVMIAPKVTFITVGHPVDPEERRSWLTGGPIDVAENVWIGAGATILPGVSIGRDAVIAAGAVVADDVPPASLVTGSKATVNRQW is encoded by the coding sequence ATGTCCGGCGACCGGCTCATGCGCATCCACGGCCCCGAGTTCAAGGCCATGTCCGAACGGGTCCTGCGGGCCACGGAACTCACGTCCCGCCTGAACGTCCTGCCCTTCGAGGACGAGGAGGGCAAGGCAGCCCTGTTCGAGCAGGTCCTGGGCAAGCCCCTGCCCCCGCGAACCACGATCTACCCGCCCTTCTACACGGACCACGGCCTCAACCTGGACCTCGCGGAGCGCGTGTTCATCAACCAGAACTGCACGTTCCTGGATTACGCCGGTATCCGGATCGGTGAGCGCGTGATGATCGCCCCCAAGGTCACGTTCATCACCGTCGGCCACCCGGTCGACCCCGAGGAGCGCCGGAGCTGGCTCACGGGCGGGCCCATCGACGTGGCGGAGAACGTGTGGATCGGCGCCGGTGCCACGATCCTCCCCGGCGTCAGCATCGGCCGCGACGCCGTGATCGCCGCGGGCGCGGTCGTGGCCGACGACGTGCCACCGGCCAGCCTGGTCACCGGCAGCAAGGCGACCGTCAACCGCCAGTGGTGA
- a CDS encoding alpha/beta fold hydrolase has product MFDDFELTRCEGDGVRLRVRHGGSGPAVLLLHGHPRTHATWHRVAPLLVAAGYTVVCPDLRGYGGSEKPPTDDRHRPYSKRAMAGDCLAVMRGLGHERFAVVGHDRGAYVATRLTLDHPESVSALSVLDAVPIGEALRRCDATFAASWWHWFFLGQTDKPAERVINADPAAWYKATAEHMGDEAYEDYRRAIHDPATVHAMCEDYRAGLGVDREHDDADRRAGRRIACPLQVLWATRDDMVDLYGDVLGVWRDWAAGPPVGGPVESGHHMAEEAPGELAAALVEFWS; this is encoded by the coding sequence GTGTTCGACGACTTCGAGCTGACGCGGTGCGAGGGCGACGGCGTGCGACTGCGGGTCAGACACGGCGGGAGCGGGCCCGCGGTGCTGCTCCTGCACGGCCATCCCCGCACACACGCGACCTGGCACCGTGTCGCCCCACTGCTGGTCGCGGCCGGGTACACGGTCGTCTGCCCGGACCTGCGGGGCTACGGAGGCTCCGAGAAGCCGCCGACCGACGATCGGCACCGCCCGTACTCCAAGCGCGCCATGGCGGGTGACTGCCTCGCGGTGATGCGCGGACTCGGACACGAGCGGTTCGCGGTGGTGGGGCACGACAGGGGCGCGTACGTGGCGACGCGTCTCACCCTGGACCACCCGGAGTCGGTGTCCGCCCTGAGCGTCCTCGACGCCGTTCCCATCGGCGAGGCACTGCGGCGCTGCGACGCGACGTTCGCCGCGAGCTGGTGGCACTGGTTCTTCCTCGGGCAGACCGACAAGCCCGCCGAACGCGTCATCAACGCCGACCCTGCGGCCTGGTACAAAGCCACCGCCGAGCACATGGGCGACGAGGCGTACGAGGACTACCGGCGCGCGATCCACGACCCGGCCACCGTGCACGCGATGTGCGAGGACTACCGGGCGGGGCTCGGTGTCGACCGGGAACACGACGACGCCGACCGGCGGGCCGGCCGGCGCATCGCGTGTCCTCTACAGGTGCTGTGGGCCACCCGCGACGACATGGTCGATCTCTACGGCGACGTGCTGGGCGTCTGGCGCGACTGGGCGGCGGGACCCCCGGTCGGGGGTCCCGTCGAGTCCGGACACCACATGGCGGAGGAGGCACCCGGTGAACTCGCCGCCGCCCTGGTCGAGTTCTGGAGCTGA
- a CDS encoding antitoxin, giving the protein MSVMDKLKQMLKGHEDKAGQGIDKAGDFVDDRTQGKYSSQVDTAQDKLRDQFGSDRSQQDPPQS; this is encoded by the coding sequence ATGTCGGTCATGGACAAGCTCAAGCAGATGCTCAAGGGGCACGAGGACAAGGCCGGGCAGGGAATCGACAAGGCCGGCGACTTCGTCGACGACAGGACCCAGGGCAAGTACTCCAGCCAGGTCGACACCGCCCAGGACAAGCTCCGGGACCAGTTCGGCTCGGACCGGTCCCAGCAGGACCCGCCGCAGAGCTAG